One genomic window of Clostridioides sp. ES-S-0054-01 includes the following:
- a CDS encoding methionine-binding protein yields the protein MKFKKLLCLLLCLVFTLSIVGCSKDKGKDDKKIVVGATLVPGGELLEELKPLIKEKGYTLEIKNFDDYILPNEALNNGEIDANLFQHEPYLKEAVKAKGYKIMAGKKLYVCPAILYSYKIKSVDEFKKGDTIAISNNPSSCSKNLRYLESIGLLTLPKGNELVSPKDIIENPKEIQFKELDIAQIPSSLPDVTAAFIDTTYAVPAGLDAKKNGIYTAPVNDEYANLLAFRTEDKDSEKIKVLQDVLTSDKARSIIEEKYKGVVIPIF from the coding sequence ATGAAATTCAAAAAATTATTATGTTTGTTATTATGTTTAGTATTTACCTTATCTATAGTGGGATGTTCTAAAGACAAAGGCAAAGATGATAAAAAAATAGTTGTCGGAGCTACTTTAGTCCCAGGTGGAGAATTATTAGAAGAATTAAAACCACTTATTAAAGAAAAAGGCTATACTTTAGAAATTAAAAATTTTGATGATTACATACTTCCAAACGAGGCTTTAAATAATGGAGAAATTGATGCAAATCTATTCCAACACGAACCTTATCTAAAAGAAGCAGTTAAAGCTAAAGGCTACAAAATAATGGCTGGTAAAAAACTATATGTATGTCCAGCAATACTTTACTCTTATAAGATAAAATCTGTTGATGAATTTAAAAAAGGAGATACAATTGCAATAAGCAACAATCCATCTTCTTGTTCTAAGAACCTTAGATACCTTGAAAGTATTGGTCTTTTAACTTTACCTAAAGGTAATGAATTAGTTAGCCCTAAGGATATAATAGAAAATCCAAAGGAGATACAATTCAAAGAATTAGATATTGCTCAAATTCCGTCTTCTCTTCCAGATGTAACTGCTGCATTTATAGATACTACTTATGCAGTACCTGCTGGTCTTGATGCTAAGAAAAATGGAATTTATACAGCTCCTGTAAATGATGAATATGCAAATCTTTTGGCATTTAGAACTGAAGATAAAGATAGCGAAAAAATTAAAGTTTTACAAGATGTTCTTACATCAGACAAAGCAAGAAGTATAATTGAAGAAAAGTACAAAGGTGTTGTAATTCCTATTTTTTAG
- a CDS encoding ATP-binding cassette domain-containing protein yields MIEIKNIFKKYKNKNVVDDVSFNIEKGKITSFIGPNGAGKSTVLSIVTRLIVGDSGEVIIEGKSLTNYNNKELAKKIAILKQSNNITLKLTIRELVGFGRFPYSEGNLTKEDEKYIDEAIEYMKLTDIQHKYLDELSGGQRQRAYIAMVIAQDTEYILLDEPLNNLDMNHSVQMMKVLRDLCDELDKTIVLVMHDINFASCYSDNIVALKNGKVEKVGRTDEIVNEKVLEDIYEMNFNIKNINGNRICIYF; encoded by the coding sequence ATGATAGAGATAAAAAATATATTTAAAAAATATAAGAATAAAAATGTTGTAGATGATGTCTCTTTTAATATAGAAAAGGGAAAGATAACATCTTTTATAGGACCAAATGGAGCTGGGAAAAGTACTGTATTGTCAATAGTTACAAGACTTATAGTAGGTGATAGTGGAGAAGTAATAATAGAAGGAAAAAGCTTGACTAATTATAATAATAAGGAATTGGCTAAAAAAATAGCTATTCTTAAGCAGTCTAACAATATAACTTTAAAACTCACAATAAGGGAATTAGTTGGATTTGGAAGATTCCCATACAGTGAAGGTAATCTAACTAAAGAGGATGAAAAGTATATTGATGAAGCAATAGAATATATGAAGTTGACTGATATACAACATAAGTATTTGGATGAATTGAGTGGAGGTCAAAGACAAAGAGCTTATATAGCAATGGTAATAGCTCAAGATACAGAGTACATATTACTTGATGAACCACTGAATAATTTAGATATGAATCATTCAGTTCAAATGATGAAGGTACTTAGAGACCTTTGTGACGAGTTAGATAAGACTATAGTGTTAGTAATGCATGATATAAATTTTGCATCATGTTATTCAGATAATATAGTTGCATTAAAAAATGGAAAAGTTGAAAAAGTAGGTCGTACAGATGAGATAGTTAATGAAAAAGTTTTAGAAGATATTTATGAAATGAATTTTAACATTAAGAATATAAATGGAAATCGAATCTGTATTTATTTTTAA
- a CDS encoding membrane dipeptidase: MIFDGHSDTWADVTIRRINGEKDVFRRIHLDNFKRANIEGAIFVIWIDPPYDKEPEKRVKQIISSIKDEIEDMKDITNMVKKYSDIDKGISENKVNILIGLEGLSHIGKNIDLIDYFYKEVGARHASLTWNEQNELATGCLGDENRGLTETGKKAVNKMEELGMIVDVSHLNDKSFWDLMSIVSKPVIASHSNARSLCDAKRNLTDNQLKEISNTGGLVGINSFRGFTNSNPKKQDLIHLVDHIDYMVNLIGIEHVSFGFDFSDYLGKETIGSFTGNVSTPSVDGLESTHTAHNIVVELENRGYKKRDIDLISSGNFYRLFKDILK; this comes from the coding sequence ATGATTTTCGATGGACATTCAGATACTTGGGCAGATGTAACAATAAGAAGAATTAACGGGGAGAAAGATGTATTTAGAAGAATCCATCTTGATAATTTTAAAAGAGCGAATATAGAAGGAGCTATTTTTGTAATATGGATAGACCCACCATATGATAAAGAGCCTGAAAAAAGAGTTAAACAAATCATAAGCTCTATAAAAGATGAAATAGAAGATATGAAAGATATTACAAATATGGTAAAAAAATATTCAGATATAGATAAAGGTATAAGTGAAAATAAAGTAAATATTTTAATTGGTCTTGAAGGATTAAGTCATATTGGAAAAAATATAGATTTAATAGATTATTTTTATAAAGAAGTTGGTGCAAGACATGCATCATTAACATGGAATGAGCAAAATGAACTTGCTACAGGATGTTTAGGAGATGAAAATCGTGGTTTAACTGAAACAGGTAAAAAAGCAGTAAATAAGATGGAAGAATTGGGCATGATAGTAGATGTATCACATTTAAATGATAAGTCATTTTGGGATTTAATGTCTATTGTAAGTAAGCCAGTAATAGCTTCTCATTCTAATGCTAGGAGTCTATGTGATGCTAAAAGAAACCTTACAGATAATCAATTAAAAGAAATTTCAAATACAGGTGGATTAGTAGGAATAAATAGTTTTAGAGGATTTACTAATAGTAATCCTAAGAAACAAGATTTAATACATTTGGTTGACCATATAGACTATATGGTAAATCTTATAGGTATAGAACATGTATCTTTTGGCTTTGATTTTAGTGATTACTTAGGAAAAGAGACTATAGGTTCTTTTACTGGAAATGTTAGTACTCCAAGTGTAGATGGTCTTGAAAGTACACATACAGCACATAATATAGTAGTAGAACTCGAAAATAGAGGTTATAAAAAAAGAGATATAGATTTAATTTCTAGTGGTAATTTTTATAGACTCTTTAAAGATATACTAAAATAA
- a CDS encoding iron chelate uptake ABC transporter family permease subunit, translating into MKLSLNQKIYLVSALLLTSIALFVIYRIDMNHLEYALSQRIPKILAMILGGGCIAFTTVVFQTITNNQILTPSVLGLDSLYVMIQTIIVFIFGSSSSLIINENYNFIINIAMMIGASLLLYKTLFEKNKNNIFFLILVGMVFGTLFKSVTTFIQVMIDPNEFLALQTSIMASLNNINTNVLLIAFIIIIATIPFICDEIKYLDVLSLGKEQAINLGVDFDKVVKKMIILIAILVSISTALIGPMTFLGLLLANISREIFKTYKHTYLILSSMLIGMITLIIGQFFIQHVFKFDTTLSVVINFIGGIYFIQLLLKGANR; encoded by the coding sequence ATGAAGCTTAGTCTCAATCAAAAAATTTATTTGGTGAGCGCATTACTATTAACATCAATAGCACTTTTTGTAATCTATAGAATAGATATGAATCATTTAGAATATGCATTATCGCAGAGAATACCAAAAATACTTGCTATGATATTAGGTGGAGGATGTATAGCATTTACTACTGTGGTGTTTCAAACAATTACGAATAATCAAATATTGACTCCAAGTGTACTGGGTTTGGATTCATTATATGTAATGATTCAAACTATAATAGTATTCATATTTGGTTCAAGTAGTAGTCTGATTATAAATGAGAATTATAATTTTATTATTAATATTGCCATGATGATTGGAGCTTCACTGTTATTATATAAGACGTTATTTGAAAAGAATAAAAATAATATTTTCTTTTTAATCCTAGTAGGAATGGTATTTGGAACATTATTTAAAAGTGTTACAACATTTATTCAAGTAATGATAGACCCAAACGAATTTTTAGCTTTACAAACCAGTATAATGGCTAGTTTAAATAATATAAATACTAATGTGCTTTTAATAGCATTTATAATAATTATTGCCACAATACCTTTTATATGTGACGAAATAAAGTATTTGGATGTATTATCGTTGGGTAAAGAGCAAGCAATTAATTTAGGTGTAGATTTTGATAAAGTAGTTAAAAAAATGATAATACTAATAGCAATTTTAGTTTCAATATCAACAGCACTTATTGGTCCAATGACATTTTTAGGACTTTTACTTGCCAATATATCTAGAGAAATTTTTAAAACATATAAGCATACATATTTAATTTTGAGTTCTATGTTGATAGGGATGATTACACTGATAATAGGTCAATTTTTTATACAACATGTATTTAAATTTGACACAACTTTAAGTGTAGTAATAAATTTCATAGGAGGAATTTACTTTATTCAATTACTATTAAAGGGGGCAAATAGATGA
- a CDS encoding TerD family protein, whose amino-acid sequence MAIELKKGQKINLTKKENSNLGEILVNLNWNQKIQKKGFFGSLKSSNIDLDLGCLFEMKNGVKGAVQALGNSFGNLEYPPFAQLDGDDRTGSNTQGENLRINGNKIKEIKRILIYAFIYEGVANWSEADGIVTIKQKQDSDLVVKLDEHKNGYNMCSIALIENVDDETFSVEKVVKYFKGHREMDTEFNWGLKWVAGRK is encoded by the coding sequence ATGGCTATAGAACTAAAAAAGGGGCAAAAAATAAACCTTACAAAAAAAGAAAATAGTAATTTAGGTGAAATTTTAGTTAATTTAAATTGGAACCAAAAAATACAAAAAAAAGGTTTTTTTGGCTCTCTAAAAAGCAGTAATATAGATTTAGATTTAGGTTGCTTGTTTGAAATGAAAAATGGTGTAAAAGGTGCTGTTCAGGCGTTAGGTAATTCTTTTGGTAATTTGGAGTATCCACCTTTTGCACAATTAGATGGAGATGACCGCACAGGAAGTAATACACAGGGAGAAAATTTGAGAATAAATGGTAATAAAATAAAAGAAATAAAGAGAATACTTATTTATGCTTTTATCTATGAAGGTGTAGCTAATTGGTCTGAAGCTGATGGAATTGTAACAATCAAACAAAAACAAGATTCAGATTTAGTTGTTAAACTTGATGAACATAAAAATGGCTATAATATGTGTTCAATAGCATTGATAGAAAATGTAGATGATGAGACATTCAGTGTTGAAAAAGTAGTTAAATACTTTAAAGGACATAGAGAAATGGATACTGAGTTCAATTGGGGCTTAAAATGGGTTGCAGGAAGAAAATAA
- a CDS encoding DUF819 domain-containing protein, giving the protein MKSFVSSDNIWVLWAVITGWAAFSIYLEQKYNWASKVSGAIIALVGAMLLSNLNIIPVESVVYDQVWGYVVPLAIALLLYQCNIKKIWKESGRLLVIFLVGSVGTVLGAMIGFLALKNVVPDLNVVAAMMTGSYIGGNVNFAAMSGAFDAPGELVSATVVADNLLMALYFFVLIAIPSIGFFRKRFKHPHVDEMESIGVTDGETIAANYWGRKEISLKDIAIAIGSAFIIVAVSVELSTWFKAIIPVSNPFLAMLNTLFGNQYLIITTLTMLFATFMPNFFSDIKGAQELGTFLIYIFFVVVGVPASIPLIIQKSPLLLLYCGIMVLINMLVTFIVAKIFKFSLEEAILASNANIGGPTTAAAMAISKGWSKLVGPILIVGTFGYIVGNYFGLLVGNILI; this is encoded by the coding sequence ATGAAGAGTTTTGTAAGCTCTGATAATATTTGGGTATTATGGGCAGTTATAACTGGATGGGCAGCATTTAGTATTTATTTGGAACAAAAGTATAATTGGGCATCAAAAGTGTCAGGAGCAATAATAGCTCTTGTAGGGGCAATGTTATTATCAAATCTAAATATTATACCAGTAGAGTCTGTTGTGTATGACCAAGTATGGGGATATGTTGTTCCTTTAGCTATAGCTTTATTGTTGTATCAATGTAACATTAAAAAGATATGGAAAGAAAGTGGAAGATTACTCGTAATATTTCTTGTAGGTTCTGTAGGAACTGTGCTTGGAGCTATGATTGGATTTTTAGCATTAAAAAATGTAGTACCAGATTTAAATGTTGTTGCAGCCATGATGACAGGTTCTTATATAGGTGGAAATGTAAACTTTGCAGCTATGTCAGGGGCATTTGATGCTCCAGGAGAATTAGTATCAGCAACAGTTGTAGCAGATAATCTTTTAATGGCATTATATTTCTTTGTTTTAATAGCTATACCATCAATTGGATTTTTTAGAAAACGTTTTAAACATCCACATGTAGATGAGATGGAAAGTATAGGTGTAACTGATGGAGAAACAATAGCAGCAAATTACTGGGGAAGAAAAGAAATATCTTTAAAAGATATAGCAATAGCCATTGGTAGTGCCTTTATAATTGTTGCAGTCTCTGTGGAATTATCAACTTGGTTCAAAGCTATAATACCAGTATCAAATCCTTTTTTAGCAATGCTAAATACTTTATTTGGCAATCAATATCTAATAATAACTACTTTGACTATGTTATTTGCTACATTTATGCCTAATTTCTTTAGCGATATAAAAGGAGCACAGGAGTTGGGTACATTTTTAATATATATCTTCTTTGTTGTAGTAGGTGTTCCTGCTTCAATACCATTAATAATTCAAAAATCACCATTATTACTTTTATACTGTGGAATAATGGTACTGATAAACATGTTAGTTACATTTATAGTTGCCAAAATATTTAAGTTTAGTTTAGAAGAAGCTATTCTTGCATCTAATGCAAATATTGGTGGACCTACAACAGCAGCAGCTATGGCAATATCAAAAGGATGGTCTAAGCTAGTAGGACCAATACTTATAGTTGGTACATTTGGATACATAGTTGGTAATTATTTTGGTCTTTTAGTAGGAAATATTTTGATATAA
- a CDS encoding siderophore ABC transporter substrate-binding protein, with translation MNKKAAIVAAVAIVGLVTVFALGGSKKNESKTSENSNDTIKITHNLGETDVKLNPKKVVVFDYSALDTMDALGVAENLVGLPKASLPASLEKYKDEKYTDLGGLKEPDLEGIKSANPDLIIINGRQEDFYEQLSKIAPTISTSKDDKKYLESVKNNIDKIAKIFEVEEKANQEFSKIEKKIDTLNKKVTEKNLNALTIMVNEGNLSVFGEESRFSILYNSFGFENKDKNIKESSHGQNITFEYIAKQNPEVMFVIDRGIATGSDVKDSSTAKSVLNNDIIKSMDAYKNDNIIYLDSPTWYVNDGGLTSLNKMIDDASKAVNK, from the coding sequence ATGAATAAAAAAGCAGCGATAGTAGCAGCAGTAGCTATAGTAGGATTAGTGACAGTGTTTGCATTAGGTGGAAGTAAAAAGAATGAATCAAAAACATCAGAGAATTCAAATGATACCATAAAGATAACTCATAACTTGGGAGAAACAGATGTAAAATTAAATCCTAAAAAAGTAGTAGTATTTGATTATTCAGCTCTAGATACGATGGACGCATTAGGTGTAGCTGAGAATTTAGTAGGGCTTCCTAAGGCGAGTTTACCAGCATCTTTAGAAAAATATAAGGATGAAAAGTATACAGATTTAGGAGGCTTAAAAGAACCAGATTTAGAAGGTATAAAGTCAGCAAATCCAGATTTAATTATAATAAATGGAAGACAGGAAGATTTTTATGAGCAATTGTCAAAAATAGCACCAACAATAAGTACAAGTAAGGATGATAAGAAGTACTTAGAATCTGTTAAAAATAATATAGATAAAATAGCAAAAATATTTGAAGTAGAAGAAAAAGCCAATCAAGAATTTAGTAAAATTGAAAAGAAAATAGATACTTTGAATAAAAAAGTAACAGAAAAAAATTTAAATGCTTTAACTATAATGGTCAATGAAGGTAATTTAAGTGTATTTGGCGAAGAATCAAGATTTAGTATATTATATAATAGTTTTGGATTTGAAAATAAAGATAAAAATATAAAAGAATCAAGTCATGGTCAAAATATTACTTTTGAGTATATAGCTAAACAAAATCCAGAAGTTATGTTCGTCATAGATAGAGGAATAGCTACTGGTAGTGATGTAAAGGACAGTTCAACAGCAAAATCTGTTTTAAATAATGATATAATAAAGTCTATGGATGCATATAAAAATGATAATATAATATATTTAGATTCACCAACATGGTATGTAAATGATGGAGGTCTAACGTCTTTAAACAAAATGATAGATGATGCTTCAAAAGCAGTCAATAAATAA
- a CDS encoding iron chelate uptake ABC transporter family permease subunit, producing the protein MKKRYLVIGIIILSYFSLFIGAEDINIMHIFAKNQHKLMIFIMSRVPRLISILIAGVGMSIAGLIMQQISKNKFVSPTTGATIDAAQFGIVICMLLVPTASIFTKTIIAFVFSLVGTFMFMKIIRKLQFKNIIFVPLVGIMFGNIIGSMTDFIAYKYDLSQNVSSWMQGDFSMILKGNYEILYITIPLIILAYIYANKFTVVGMGMDFATNLGLSYKRIVNIGLIIVALVTVCVVVTAGNIPFIGLIVPNIVSLYMGDNIRASIWYTGLFGAIFVLICDIFGRIIIYPYEISIGLTVGVIGSILFLYLILRRNVNEA; encoded by the coding sequence ATGAAAAAAAGGTATTTAGTCATAGGAATAATAATTTTGTCTTATTTTTCTTTATTTATAGGAGCTGAAGATATAAATATAATGCATATATTTGCAAAAAATCAGCATAAGCTTATGATATTTATCATGAGTAGAGTACCAAGATTAATAAGTATATTGATTGCTGGTGTAGGGATGAGTATAGCAGGTCTTATAATGCAGCAGATAAGTAAAAATAAATTTGTATCACCTACAACAGGAGCTACAATAGATGCAGCTCAATTTGGTATAGTAATATGTATGCTTTTAGTACCAACTGCATCTATTTTTACAAAGACAATAATAGCGTTTGTATTTTCTCTTGTAGGAACTTTTATGTTTATGAAAATAATAAGGAAGTTGCAATTTAAAAATATAATCTTTGTACCATTAGTAGGTATAATGTTTGGAAATATAATAGGTTCTATGACAGATTTTATCGCATATAAATACGATTTGAGTCAAAATGTAAGTTCTTGGATGCAAGGTGACTTTTCTATGATACTTAAAGGAAATTATGAGATATTATATATCACAATACCTCTTATAATATTAGCATATATTTATGCAAATAAATTTACTGTTGTTGGTATGGGTATGGATTTTGCAACAAACTTAGGTCTGAGTTACAAAAGAATTGTTAATATAGGTCTAATAATAGTAGCACTTGTTACAGTATGTGTAGTCGTTACAGCTGGAAATATCCCTTTTATAGGTCTAATAGTTCCAAATATCGTATCTTTATATATGGGTGATAATATAAGGGCAAGTATATGGTATACTGGTTTATTTGGGGCGATATTTGTACTTATATGTGACATTTTTGGAAGGATTATTATTTATCCATATGAAATATCTATAGGGCTTACAGTTGGAGTTATAGGAAGTATACTATTCCTTTATTTAATTTTAAGGAGGAATGTAAATGAAGCTTAG
- a CDS encoding lipoate--protein ligase: MLLIYNEKTNPYFNLAMEEYILKNFDEDLFILWRNEPSIIVGKNQNTLSEINLEYIKEHSIPVVRRQSGGGAVFHDLGNINFTFIACNNNSFSDFRRFTQPIIDLLKTLGVNAEFSGRNDLLIDGKKFSGNAQYNYKNKVMHHGTLLFSSEINDLSSALKVKPIKFEGKGIKSVKSRVTNISEHLQSKMDILEFKDAIMNYLSKINTDNTNYCLSEYDIEQIEKLTKSKYETWDWNFGNSPKYTLSNELKYSGGNVEFNLNVDKGIISTIKFFGDFFGKRDVSFVEDKLIGIKHEENALRNILDSIEINDYFLGANTDILVSGILGVK; encoded by the coding sequence ATGTTATTAATTTATAATGAAAAAACAAACCCTTATTTTAATTTAGCAATGGAAGAATATATTCTAAAAAACTTTGATGAAGACTTATTTATTTTATGGAGGAATGAACCTTCTATAATCGTTGGAAAAAATCAAAATACACTTTCTGAAATAAATTTAGAATATATAAAAGAACATTCTATACCTGTTGTTAGGAGACAATCTGGTGGTGGAGCTGTATTTCATGATTTAGGAAACATAAATTTTACATTCATAGCTTGTAATAATAATAGTTTCAGTGATTTCAGAAGATTCACTCAACCAATAATAGACTTACTTAAAACATTAGGCGTCAATGCTGAATTTTCTGGAAGAAACGACCTCCTTATAGATGGTAAGAAATTTTCTGGAAATGCTCAATATAATTACAAAAACAAAGTAATGCATCATGGCACACTTTTATTTTCATCTGAGATAAACGACCTTTCAAGTGCACTAAAAGTTAAACCTATAAAATTTGAAGGAAAGGGAATAAAATCTGTAAAATCCCGTGTAACTAATATAAGTGAACATCTACAATCTAAAATGGATATACTGGAATTTAAAGATGCAATAATGAACTATCTTTCTAAAATAAATACTGATAATACTAATTATTGTTTAAGTGAATATGATATAGAACAGATAGAAAAACTTACTAAATCAAAATATGAAACTTGGGATTGGAACTTTGGCAATTCACCAAAATATACTCTTTCAAATGAATTAAAATATTCTGGTGGAAATGTTGAATTTAATTTAAATGTTGATAAAGGCATAATAAGCACTATAAAATTTTTTGGAGATTTTTTTGGAAAACGTGATGTTTCATTTGTAGAAGATAAACTTATTGGTATAAAACATGAGGAAAATGCTTTGAGAAATATCTTAGACTCTATTGAAATAAATGATTATTTCTTAGGCGCTAATACTGATATTCTAGTTTCTGGAATTTTAGGTGTTAAATGA
- a CDS encoding cupin domain-containing protein: MNIDVGSKIRALRKSKNISISTLAKNSDLSTGLISQIERNMVVPSIVAMWKISKALDISIGYFFDEIGREDSNIIVKKNNRKKIVTNDSTKFYELLVPNLSGKKIEFILVTLDGHTQKNNEFVTHEGEECGYIIKGKMKITLGNKEYVLEEGDSFYFNSTIPHVYENFDDEECISVWAMTPPSF; encoded by the coding sequence ATGAATATAGATGTCGGAAGTAAAATTAGAGCTCTTAGAAAATCTAAAAATATCAGTATCTCTACTTTAGCAAAAAATTCAGATTTAAGTACAGGCTTAATAAGTCAGATTGAACGCAATATGGTTGTTCCATCAATTGTGGCAATGTGGAAAATATCAAAGGCTCTTGACATAAGTATAGGTTATTTTTTTGACGAGATTGGAAGAGAAGATTCTAATATAATAGTAAAGAAAAACAATCGAAAAAAAATAGTAACTAATGATTCTACAAAATTTTACGAACTTCTTGTTCCTAATTTATCTGGAAAAAAGATAGAATTTATACTTGTTACGCTAGATGGTCATACACAAAAAAATAATGAATTTGTGACACATGAAGGAGAAGAATGTGGCTATATAATAAAAGGAAAAATGAAGATAACACTTGGAAATAAGGAATATGTATTAGAGGAAGGAGATAGTTTTTATTTTAACAGTACTATCCCACATGTGTATGAAAATTTTGATGATGAGGAATGTATCTCAGTCTGGGCAATGACTCCACCTTCATTTTAA
- a CDS encoding EAL domain-containing protein — protein MKRVLRVATLVLFILLISISYISIKLIHNIGDYGKLINYVGIVRGASQRLTKLEMNHQPNDKLIEYIDEILHELVRGHGKYGLVVTDCNKYNEDLLLLEEKWKDLNIEIKKVRMKGDSSQLLSTSEEFFYLANDTVFEIENFSKEKSDYLTTLIIIISIIGILAWSILIIQYSKKMIRLEKLNVDLKNIAYKDELTGANTIEKFKLDASQNIYRYKDKKFAIFYIDFENFKYINDIFGYDYGDMILKRYANLMMNDIGKYEIFAREIADRFVVLRCYSYKEDLVIRQQFVDDKLINITNEIKNKYSITIVSGICCVEDVNEKLNIDDLINRANFAQKTIKNKPGTNYAFYNENIRKKMIEENTIKSRIHEAIEKREFIVYFQPKVNLHNQKISCAEALVRWMTPDKGIISPEIFIPVLEKNFFIALVDKYVFEEVCKWIRKRLDENKPFVQISVNVSRIQFYNTKFVEIYSNIQNKYSIPKNTIEIEFTESVAFENQEHLLEIIHDLHKNGFTCSLDDFGKGYSSLSVLKDLPFDVLKLDSMFFKSSLDKDKEKIVIKNIIHMLKELNITTVAEGIECKEQVEFLKDIGCDLVQGFVFYKPMPILEFEEILDKEFIYNS, from the coding sequence ATGAAGAGAGTTTTGAGAGTAGCTACCTTAGTCTTATTTATTTTATTGATTTCTATAAGTTACATTTCTATTAAATTAATTCATAATATTGGAGATTATGGGAAACTAATTAATTATGTTGGTATTGTTCGTGGAGCTAGTCAACGTTTGACCAAATTAGAGATGAACCATCAACCAAATGATAAATTAATAGAATATATTGATGAAATCTTACATGAATTGGTTAGAGGGCATGGGAAATATGGTTTAGTAGTCACTGATTGTAATAAATATAATGAGGACTTGCTATTACTAGAAGAAAAGTGGAAAGATTTAAATATTGAAATCAAGAAAGTGAGAATGAAGGGAGACAGTAGCCAATTATTAAGCACGAGTGAAGAGTTTTTTTATCTTGCAAATGATACAGTGTTTGAAATAGAAAACTTTTCTAAAGAGAAAAGTGATTATTTAACGACCTTAATAATCATTATATCTATTATAGGTATATTAGCATGGAGTATATTGATTATACAGTATAGTAAAAAAATGATTAGATTGGAAAAATTAAATGTAGACTTAAAAAACATTGCATATAAAGATGAACTCACAGGAGCAAATACTATAGAAAAGTTTAAATTGGATGCAAGTCAAAATATTTATAGGTATAAGGACAAGAAATTTGCAATATTCTATATAGATTTTGAAAATTTTAAATATATTAATGATATATTTGGATATGATTATGGTGACATGATACTGAAGCGATATGCTAATCTCATGATGAATGATATCGGAAAATATGAAATATTTGCAAGAGAAATTGCAGATAGATTTGTTGTTTTAAGATGCTATTCATATAAGGAGGATTTAGTTATAAGACAGCAATTTGTAGATGATAAACTGATTAATATTACAAATGAAATTAAAAACAAATATAGTATTACTATTGTTAGTGGAATTTGTTGTGTTGAAGATGTAAATGAAAAACTAAATATAGATGACTTAATAAATCGAGCGAACTTTGCACAAAAAACTATTAAGAATAAACCAGGTACTAATTATGCTTTTTATAATGAAAATATTCGTAAAAAAATGATTGAGGAAAATACAATCAAGAGTAGAATACATGAAGCTATTGAAAAAAGAGAATTTATAGTTTATTTTCAGCCTAAAGTTAATTTACATAATCAAAAAATAAGTTGTGCAGAAGCTTTAGTGCGTTGGATGACTCCAGATAAAGGTATTATATCTCCAGAAATATTTATTCCAGTTCTAGAAAAGAATTTCTTTATCGCTTTAGTAGATAAGTATGTTTTTGAGGAAGTTTGTAAGTGGATTAGAAAGAGATTAGATGAGAATAAACCTTTTGTTCAAATATCAGTTAATGTTTCTAGAATACAATTCTACAATACTAAATTTGTAGAAATTTACTCCAATATACAGAATAAATACAGTATACCTAAAAATACTATAGAAATTGAATTTACTGAGAGTGTTGCTTTTGAGAATCAAGAACATCTTTTAGAAATTATACATGACTTGCATAAAAATGGATTTACTTGTTCTCTAGATGATTTTGGAAAAGGTTATTCATCTTTGAGTGTTTTAAAAGATTTACCATTTGACGTTTTAAAGCTTGATTCTATGTTTTTCAAGTCTAGTTTAGATAAAGATAAAGAGAAGATAGTAATAAAAAATATTATACATATGCTAAAGGAACTGAATATAACAACTGTTGCTGAAGGTATTGAATGTAAGGAACAAGTTGAATTCCTTAAAGATATTGGGTGTGATTTAGTTCAAGGATTTGTTTTTTATAAGCCAATGCCTATATTAGAATTTGAAGAAATATTAGATAAAGAATTTATTTATAATAGTTAG